A region of Microtus ochrogaster isolate Prairie Vole_2 linkage group LG1, MicOch1.0, whole genome shotgun sequence DNA encodes the following proteins:
- the Tmem175 gene encoding endosomal/lysosomal potassium channel TMEM175, which produces MSRPQTQEQAVDFEGDSSLHRRDEEGPQSSHRMLGFSDALLSIIATVMILPVTHTEISPEQQFDKSIQKLLATRIAVYLMTFLIVTVAWAAHTRLFQVVGKIDDTLALLNLACMMTITLLPYTFSLMVTFPDVPLGIFLFCMCVIAIGSVQALIVGYAFHFPHLLSPQIQHSAHRAQSRRHILRLVLRGPALCFVAAIFSLFFFPLSYVLMVAVIFLPHVSKATTWCKDKLTGHRESPAHNVEPFSIDLHAPLSKERVEAFSDGVYAIVATLLILDICEDNVPDPKDVREKFSGSLVTALGAYGPQFLAYFGSFATVGLLWFAHHSLFLHVRKATQTMGLLNILSLAFVGGLPLAYQQTSAFARQPHDELERVRVSCAIIFFASIFQFAIWTAALLHQTETLQPAVRFGGQEHAFMFAKLALYPCASLLAFAATCLLSRFSTAIFHLMQIAVPFAFLLLRLLVRLALAGLQVLWDLRPEHPQSDQGEPEAQSQLLPAPC; this is translated from the exons ATGTCCAGGCCTCAGACCCAGGAGCAGGCAGTGGATTTCGAGGGAGACTCATCCCTACACAGGAGAGACGAGGAGGGGCCCCAGAGCTCCCACCGCATGCTGGGCTTCAGTGATGCTCTGCTCTCCATCATTGCCACTGTCATG ATCCTGcctgtgacacacacagagatctcaCCAGAACAG CAATTTGACAAAAGTATACAGAAACTTCTAGCAACTAGGATTGCTGTCTACCTGATGACATTTCTAATTGTAACTGTGGCGTGGGCAGCACATACCAG ATTGTTCCAGGTTGTTGGGAAAATAGATGATACACTTGCCTTGCTTAACCTG GCCTGCATGATGACCATCACCCTTCTACCCTACACA TTTTCTCTAATGGTGACGTTTCCTGATGTGCCCCTGGGCATCTTCctgttctgcatgtgtgtgattgcCATTGGATCTGTGCAG GCACTCATTGTGGGGTATGCGTTCCACTTCCCACACCTGCTGAGTCCACAGATCCAGCACTCTGCACACAGGGCCCAGTCCCGACGGCACATCCTGCGCCTAGTCCTCCGTGGCCCAGCTCTGTGTTTTGTTGCagccatcttttctcttttcttcttccccttg tcATATGTGCTGATGGTGGCTGTCATCTTCCTCCCTCATGTCAGCAAGGCTACCACCTGGTGCAAAGACAAGCTCACGG GCCACAGGGAGTCTCCAGCTCACAATGTGGAGCCCTTCAGTATTGATCTGCACGCACCTCTCAGCAAAGAGCGGGTGGAAGCTTTCAGTGACGGTGTCTATGCTATCGTGGCCACACTCCTCATCCTGGACATCTG TGAGGACAACGTTCCGGATCCCAAGGATGTCCGAGAGAAATTCAGTGGCAGCCTTGTGACTGCCCTGGGTGCATATGGGCCACAATTCCTGGCGTACTTTGGCTCCTTCGCCACAGTGGGTCTGCTTTGGTTTGCCCATCATTCACTCTTCCTGCATGTCCGGAAGGCTACACAGACCATGGGGTTACTCAACATACTGTCACTGGCCTTTGTGGGTGGCCTCCCTCTGGCCTACCAGCAGACCTCAGCTTTTGCCCGACAACCCCATGATGAACTTGAGCGTGTGCGGGTCAGCTGCGCCATCATCTTCTTTGCCAGTATCTTCCAGTTTGCCATCTGGACTGCAGCCCTGCTGCATCAGACAGAAACACTGCAGCCAGCTGTGCGATTTGGTGGGCAGGAGCATGCTTTCATGTTTGCCAAGCTTGCACTGTACCCCTGTGCCAGCCTGTTGGCGTTTGCTGCCACCTGCCTGCTGAGCCGGTTCAGCACAGCCATCTTCCACCTCATGCAGATTGCAGTGCCCTTTGCCTTCCTACTGCTCCGTCTCCTTGTGCGCCTTGCCCTGGCAGGCCTTCAAGTCCTGTGGGACCTCCGGCCAGAGCACCCTCAATCAGACCAGGGTGAACCCGAGGCACAGTCTCAGCTCTTGCCTGCCCCCTGCTAA